One part of the Vicia villosa cultivar HV-30 ecotype Madison, WI linkage group LG6, Vvil1.0, whole genome shotgun sequence genome encodes these proteins:
- the LOC131611741 gene encoding kunitz type trypsin inhibitor 104-like: MSTRFLTVFILAHVWLLMATTSIAQIVIDTSGDAVEDDEEYFIRPAITGNGGGPILITGNAPCPLQVGLVNTDLANGLPVVFTPFVPRHDEDDVLLDRDLRVIFAASSSCAQSTEWRVGEKDATSGRRLIITGRDDSTAGAYGNFFRIVSTQTSGIYNIQWCPTEVCSACKFECGTVGVIRENGKILLALDGGALPVVFQKE, translated from the coding sequence ATGTCAACTAGATTCCTCACTGTATTCATCCTTGCTCATGTGTGGCTTTTGATGGCAACAACATCAATAGCCCAAATTGTGATAGACACAAGTGGCGACGCAGTTGAGGACGATGAGGAATACTTCATCAGGCCTGCTATCACAGGCAACGGAGGAGGTCCTATATTGATCACAGGAAATGCGCCGTGCCCTCTGCAAGTTGGTCTTGTCAACACTGACTTGGCAAACGGTTTGCCGGTGGTATTCACACCCTTTGTCCCCCGTCATGATGAGGACGACGTGCTTCTTGACAGAGACTTGAGAGTAATATTTGCAGCTTCCTCAAGTTGCGCGCAGTCCACCGAATGGAGAGTGGGTGAGAAAGATGCTACAAGCGGAAGGAGGCTTATTATAACCGGAAGGGATGACAGTACAGCTGGAGCATACGGTAACTTCTTTAGGATTGTGTCAACACAAACTAGCGGTATCTATAACATCCAATGGTGCCCCACAGAGGTATGCTCTGCTTGTAAGTTTGAATGTGGGACTGTTGGTGTTATTCGTGAAAATGGAAAGATTCTGTTGGCACTCGATGGTGGTGCACTCCCAGTTGTGTTT